Part of the Trichoderma asperellum chromosome 1, complete sequence genome is shown below.
ACGCAGTTCCTTGGCAAAATTTTGCATTCCTCTTTCACCTCCTATATATATCAAGAAGTGCTCCATTTCTTGGATATCTCGCGAAGTCATCTGTTCCCGGGAGTATAGCAGATCTCGAAGCATACGAGTAGCTACCAGCGCAATGCTTGCTACCCCCTTTGAGTTTTCAAAATAAGCTCCTTTCCTCCATTGCAAATTTCCCGCAGCTCCCTCCAAGCATTTCGGTAAATTATCTTCAGTAAAGTTTTGTTTCATGACTTTAGCTTTTGCTTGGTGGACAATGCGTGCGGCATACTTCTCTTCGGTCGAGTCTTCAGGCATGTCGCCGAGCTTTCTCTTGGGGgctttcttcatttcttGCTTGTCAAACACTATGTCGCTTTCACTTCGTTGCTTAGATTGATAGTAGTTCCTGTGAAAGAATGCAATGTGAGTTTGGTTGACGGTGCTACTGAATGTTGAGTAAGTTTCCTTGCTTACGGGCGACACGTCTTATTCAATTGCAGAGTGCTTTTTCTGCAAGAGGCTCTTTTTGATGAAGCTGGTCAAGATGTGTGTAGATGTTTgaatgaagaggaaggaagagaaaaaaaaaaaaaaaaaaaaaaagagagacagagagagagagagttcaGAGAAGATTGCAATAAATAGACTGCCAACACACCGCCTGGTTGTGAATTCTGCCAGCTATAGACACTGATGGCGAgatctccctcttctttaaaaacttgagattttctctcttcaataTTCTTCGGCTATCTAAGCACTTGATTCGCTTTCTCTTTCcactgttttctttctttccaatgctttctttctttccacaTCCCAAAATTTCCTATATCTCTCTACAGCTCTCttgccatcttctttctcaaTCTTAGCAAGCCATTTTTCGTCTGGGCTATCTCGCCCAAGGCAATCTGGCATCGCCCCACGATCAAGCAACATCTTGGCGGTATTCCAAAACCCTCTGATAACAGCGGCATTCAGTGCATTGTTATACCTCCCCCCATATGCATTGATATCAGCCCCATGGCTGAGTAGAACCTTGACTGTTTCCTCGAGGTCGCAAAACACCGCCGCCTGTAGGGCTGAGCCATACCGTCCGCTTTGAGCGTTTACATCAAGCTGTGGACAAAGTTCGAAAAGAAGAGCTACCGCTTCCTGGGGAGAATACTTATTAGAATCGTAAACTGGATTGGCACATATATGATGCAGCGGCGAGCCAAATCCAAAGGTGGGGACCACAAGGTTGACGTCTGCGCCATGTTCGATGAGAAACCGGATCCTACTGGGCTTTATGCTGTTATTCTCGTATGATTTACGCAGTACGGCATGAAGCGGCGTGCCACGGTTGGTGTCTATCTCGTTAATATCAGCACCTAAATCCAGAAGCCGCTTCAACACGGCATTATCTTGAATGCCGTCCGATATGGCGGCAATATGCAAAAGCGGGACGTAGGTGAAGCCGGTAAGACGAATATCAGCGCCGTGATCGAGCAGCATATGAATCATTTCATCATTACTGCGCTCACCCCAGCAAGCAGTCTGTATGATGACCCCGGCATTGCGACCTCCTGCGTTCACGTCGGCACCGCTGTCGAGAAGCAAGCGTGCTATCTCGTTGTGGCCCCGGGCGCAGGCAGCTTTGAGCGCAGTTCCGCTATTCGCAAATTCCACGTCTACTTCTGCACCGCGGTCAAGTAGGAAGCGGACAAGCTTCATGTTTCCAGCTGTGGATGCAGCTTGTAGTGCAGATCCAAACACGTTGCTGCCTGTCACATTGATATCGGCACCAtggtcaagcagcagctgtaccATTTCGATGTCCCCTTCATATCCTTCTTTGGGTCGTGTAAAAGACGCAGCAATTATCGCATGTACATACGCATGCACATACCCCTCGCCTCCGGGATTTACATTCGCTCCCCAATCCAAGAGCAACCGTACGATATCAGCATGTCCAACATGGCATGCGACTTGTAAAGCGGTATCGTATGGCCCTCCTTTAGCATTTACATCTGCGCCGTTTTCAAGGAGAAGTTTTACCAGGGAATACCAAGAGACGCCGTCCTTGCCTTTCGATCCACATGCGTTTTTCAAAGCGCTGCCTTGCTCTCCTCCTGCCTCGTTGATATCAACGCTGTGGGCCATAAGGAGCTTCGCAACCCTGATAGCAGCCTTCTCATCTCTGCCAGCATAAGAATAACAGGCAGCCTGCAAGGGTGTTCCGTGCATCCCTCCTCTGATCTTGGGATCTGCGCCCAGACTCAACAAATACTCGACTCGCGATTCGTCTATGTCGAAGGCCGCACACACCACATGGAGTGGAGTGCCATAACGTCCATCAAGGCCATTTATATCCGCGCCGCTGCTAAGCAACATCTCAAATGCTTTCCAGTTCCCATTGTAGGCCGCCTTGCAGAGCGCCCCTTGTAGCCTCATACCCTTGCTATTATCAAGCAAAAGCTGTAAGCATTCTAGGGATTCAGGCGAATCCCCAAATGACCCAGCTACAGTTTTGAGAGCGTATTTGGTGACCGGGGTCTTGTTAAGAACAAGAAACTCGACGACTTCAAAATTACCTTTTCTTGCTGCAGCATCCAAAGCCTTGCTGAAAACGTTCATGGCGAATTTCTCTTCAACCAAGAATCGCACAATTTCCAGATGACCACCCTCTGCGGCCTCTATCAGAGGATTTAGATAATCCGCGCTCTTGACGTCGACACCAGCACCCTTTTCAAGGAGAAGTTGGACAACTTCATAGCTTCCAGCTGAGCTAGCATTTAGCAGCGCAGCATCTAAATCGCCTTGACTGTAATACTGATGGGTATCGAGCCCTTCTGAGATCAACATCTCAGTAAGCTGGTATGCGTTCAAGTGGGCAGTATATATCAGTGGATTTAGCCACGCTTCGTCAAGGGAGAATGGGCGATCAGTAATCGAGTCTATCATGCTATAGAGGCTTCGGCTGCGGATACTGAGGGCAAGATTTGCGGCTTTAAAGACGTCAAGCGGCCAAGACGAACGAGGGGCCCTATCTAGATGCAGAAGCCAATTCTTGGTCGCATAAGTTCTTAA
Proteins encoded:
- a CDS encoding uncharacterized protein (EggNog:ENOG41), which encodes MVDSNEVLEKKLENLGVDTERDSRTHEDQARAESRASLGSDDASWVVVSDSLQKASTTEPGGVSIHDSANLASEELRRENHEPAAGNQTTIHNKELDVGLYIDSVLAGDGYVSWPEDVKAEVREQLVKNAGGILHYASNQLDTLKGLTEPTLIRKALRDLPQHIDAIHEGILLSTDKRFRSQIISSLKWVAFSLGTLDVSLLSEVFTLHLDRSQASDEAEAFSADNILDYFSGLLIVKDGYVRFARPSIKEYLTSSRISNSAAFAFSFTAADAYLHIGKSCLEYHLQRNPPDDASFSGIVEEQDGENSSQLRTYATKNWLLHLDRAPRSSWPLDVFKAANLALSIRSRSLYSMIDSITDRPFSLDEAWLNPLIYTAHLNAYQLTEMLISEGLDTHQYYSQGDLDAALLNASSAGSYEVVQLLLEKGAGVDVKSADYLNPLIEAAEGGHLEIVRFLVEEKFAMNVFSKALDAAARKGNFEVVEFLVLNKTPVTKYALKTVAGSFGDSPESLECLQLLLDNSKGMRLQGALCKAAYNGNWKAFEMLLSSGADINGLDGRYGTPLHVVCAAFDIDESRVEYLLSLGADPKIRGGMHGTPLQAACYSYAGRDEKAAIRVAKLLMAHSVDINEAGGEQGSALKNACGSKGKDGVSWYSLVKLLLENGADVNAKGGPYDTALQVACHVGHADIVRLLLDWGANVNPGGEGYVHAYVHAIIAASFTRPKEGYEGDIEMVQLLLDHGADINVTGSNVFGSALQAASTAGNMKLVRFLLDRGAEVDVEFANSGTALKAACARGHNEIARLLLDSGADVNAGGRNAGVIIQTACWGERSNDEMIHMLLDHGADIRLTGFTYVPLLHIAAISDGIQDNAVLKRLLDLGADINEIDTNRGTPLHAVLRKSYENNSIKPSRIRFLIEHGADVNLVVPTFGFGSPLHHICANPVYDSNKYSPQEAVALLFELCPQLDVNAQSGRYGSALQAAVFCDLEETVKVLLSHGADINAYGGRYNNALNAAVIRGFWNTAKMLLDRGAMPDCLGRDSPDEKWLAKIEKEDGKRAVERYRKFWDVERKKALERKKTVERESESSA